In Geminocystis sp. NIES-3708, a single window of DNA contains:
- a CDS encoding DUF3727 domain-containing protein, translated as MSSSQFSSESGLYDDNEIVTIYDEEGRSLDCYVENEIEYDGKNYVLLMPIDLAIVILTEEINTDDEEYAETIMVEDSDEIEAIFDDAKAVLGELNLFLKRTGFILSASGELPPLEENNIISLEIEEHISEIEPEELQFLASFYCLEQKYNICTPLTPILFVGERKKLGKIEVFQAEEEELSWILEELLFEEYEEN; from the coding sequence ATGTCTTCCTCCCAATTTTCTTCTGAAAGTGGGCTTTACGATGATAACGAGATTGTCACTATTTATGATGAAGAAGGGCGATCACTAGATTGTTACGTCGAAAACGAAATCGAGTATGATGGCAAAAACTATGTCTTGTTAATGCCTATCGACTTAGCCATTGTAATTCTCACTGAAGAAATCAACACTGATGATGAAGAATACGCCGAAACCATCATGGTAGAAGATAGTGACGAAATTGAAGCTATTTTCGATGATGCCAAAGCAGTATTAGGAGAATTAAATCTTTTCTTAAAACGTACTGGTTTTATCTTATCCGCCAGTGGTGAATTACCTCCCCTCGAAGAAAATAATATTATTAGTCTTGAAATTGAAGAACATATATCAGAAATCGAACCCGAAGAATTACAGTTTTTAGCTAGTTTTTATTGCCTAGAACAAAAATACAATATTTGTACTCCTTTAACTCCTATTTTGTTTGTAGGGGAAAGGAAAAAATTAGGAAAAATTGAAGTATTCCAAGCGGAGGAAGAAGAATTAAGCTGGATTCTTGAAGAATTATTATTTGAAGAATATGAGGAGAATTAA